In Bifidobacterium actinocoloniiforme DSM 22766, a genomic segment contains:
- a CDS encoding MerR family transcriptional regulator produces the protein MSIQEVSDLMGISSYTLRYYEKIGLLSFVRRDAHGVRQFEPEDLLTLNTVRCLKETGMPLKEIKHYLTLIQEGMASA, from the coding sequence ATGAGCATTCAAGAGGTCAGCGACCTTATGGGCATCAGTAGCTATACCCTGCGGTATTACGAAAAAATCGGCCTGCTCTCCTTCGTCCGGCGCGACGCTCATGGGGTCCGCCAGTTTGAACCCGAGGACTTACTGACCCTCAATACCGTCCGCTGCCTCAAGGAAACGGGCATGCCGCTGAAAGAAATCAAACATTACCTTACCTTGATCCAGGAGGGCATGGCCTCTGCCTAG
- a CDS encoding acetolactate synthase large subunit: MLEERGVKYVFGIPGEENIRLVDAIHESPSIQFILVRHEQGASFMAEVYGRLTGQPGIATATLGPGAINLLLGVADAQSNSTPLIAIAAQGGLEHIYKESHQVIDLRAMFTPVTKWSENIYEAQSAPEVIAKAYNEAMNGRPGATFVAMPENVEAAEAVGQTHVPAMPHPVSLPMQEDIKAAADMVRSAQHPIVLAGMGVVRDHAIAEMNAFMTATGLPVATTYMGKGAVDDHDSHSLGVVGFMAHDYENFAFDQADVIVSVGYELSEFKPEKINPRGEVPVIHINAFSADTDAHYPVKININADIASSLQMLQQELGDYHAPTFSAAIRDAIEEELAFGAKESGASLTPQQIVSATREAVDDDGIVLTDTGALKMWMARLYKTYAPNTLLIDNGLSTMSWTLPGAIGAKLAEPNKHVLAMMGDGSFMMNSQELETAHRYQIPLTAMVWVDKAYGLIKWKMDLGLGHHSEVDFNNPDFQQYVESFGGNAHLIESRQQLVDTLKSTLAADEGINVLFVPVDYSENMKLIDKLGKVTISL; the protein is encoded by the coding sequence GTGCTCGAGGAACGCGGGGTCAAATACGTGTTCGGCATCCCTGGCGAGGAGAACATACGCCTGGTGGATGCGATTCACGAATCCCCGTCCATCCAGTTCATCCTCGTGCGCCACGAGCAGGGCGCTTCCTTCATGGCCGAAGTCTACGGCCGACTGACCGGCCAGCCAGGCATCGCCACGGCGACGCTTGGCCCCGGTGCGATCAACCTGCTCCTGGGCGTGGCCGATGCCCAGAGCAATTCGACGCCTCTGATCGCAATCGCTGCCCAGGGCGGCCTGGAGCACATTTACAAGGAGTCGCACCAAGTAATCGACCTGCGAGCCATGTTCACCCCAGTCACGAAGTGGTCGGAGAACATTTACGAGGCCCAATCAGCGCCTGAAGTAATCGCCAAGGCATACAACGAAGCCATGAACGGTCGCCCTGGAGCGACCTTCGTGGCCATGCCGGAAAACGTCGAGGCGGCTGAGGCCGTAGGCCAGACTCACGTGCCCGCCATGCCGCACCCGGTCAGTTTGCCTATGCAGGAGGACATCAAGGCGGCCGCCGACATGGTGCGATCCGCTCAGCATCCCATCGTCCTAGCGGGCATGGGCGTAGTGCGCGATCATGCCATTGCTGAGATGAACGCCTTCATGACGGCTACCGGCCTGCCCGTCGCCACTACGTACATGGGCAAGGGCGCCGTTGACGACCACGACTCACACTCGCTCGGGGTGGTGGGCTTCATGGCCCACGATTACGAGAACTTCGCATTCGACCAGGCCGATGTCATCGTCTCCGTCGGATACGAACTCTCGGAGTTCAAGCCCGAGAAGATCAACCCGCGCGGCGAGGTCCCGGTCATCCACATCAACGCTTTCAGCGCGGACACGGACGCCCATTACCCGGTGAAGATCAACATTAACGCCGATATCGCGTCCAGCCTGCAGATGCTGCAGCAAGAGCTGGGGGATTACCATGCACCGACCTTCTCCGCCGCCATCCGTGACGCCATCGAGGAGGAACTGGCCTTCGGCGCTAAGGAGTCCGGCGCATCCCTGACACCGCAGCAAATCGTTTCAGCCACCCGCGAGGCGGTCGATGACGACGGCATCGTGCTCACCGACACCGGCGCCTTGAAAATGTGGATGGCACGCCTGTACAAGACCTACGCGCCTAACACGCTGTTGATCGACAATGGGCTGTCTACCATGTCATGGACGCTGCCCGGTGCCATCGGAGCGAAGCTGGCTGAACCCAATAAGCACGTGTTGGCGATGATGGGCGACGGCAGTTTCATGATGAACTCCCAGGAGCTGGAAACCGCCCACCGCTACCAAATCCCGCTGACCGCCATGGTCTGGGTGGACAAGGCCTACGGCCTGATCAAGTGGAAGATGGATCTGGGACTGGGTCACCACAGCGAGGTCGATTTCAATAACCCCGACTTCCAGCAGTACGTGGAGAGCTTCGGTGGCAACGCCCATCTGATCGAGAGCCGTCAGCAGCTGGTTGATACCCTCAAGTCCACGTTGGCGGCCGACGAGGGCATCAACGTGCTTTTCGTGCCCGTGGATTACAGCGAGAACATGAAGCTCATCGACAAGCTCGGCAAGGTGACGATCTCGCTGTGA
- the der gene encoding bifunctional cytidylate kinase/GTPase Der, whose product MITVAIDGPAGVGKSSTSKALAERFGLAYLDTGAMYRAAALWCLDQDLDLDAPEPDAQAIVEAVAALFTDGHFGISMDPADPWIRLDGEDVGERIRSARISSHVSVVSGIRAVRRVLIAAQRAYMRGEEDEGAYSQGRGVVAEGRDITTVVAPEAEVRVLLTARESVRAARRSGQFSQTPGGEGADDVAARDRKDSKVTAFTEPAPGVTELDNSDMTFEQTLDALSRIVQAAIDQDPASYRQGLDDYELAEEDKAIIEAESSDREEEQGPRAVGVLAVVGRPNVGKSTLVNRILGRRAAVVEDTPGVTRDRVTYEAEWAGTDFQIVDTGGWEADAQGIGSAIADQSQLAVSLADAVCFVVDGQVGLTDMDSRLVTMLRKAGKPVVLAVNKLDSSDADYTASEFWKLGMGEPYAISAMHGRGVGDLLDAAVAELKQAERTSGFLTPSNLRRVALVGRPNVGKSSLLNQLAGRERAVVNELAGTTRDPIDEVVQVDGQDWLFIDTAGIKRRLHKISGAEYYSSLRTQAAIERSELALVLFDASQPIADQDLKVMSQAVDAGRAVVLVFNKWDLLDDFGRQRLERLWATEFDRVTWAERVNLSAKTGWHANRLAKAMRTALDSWDQRIPTGKLNAFLGTVQAAHPHPLRGGKQPRILFATQAATRPPRFVIFATGFLEASYRRFLERRLREEFGFAGTPIQLSVHIREKKQVTGKSRGSSKHR is encoded by the coding sequence GTGATTACGGTCGCTATTGACGGACCTGCGGGTGTCGGCAAATCCTCCACATCCAAGGCCCTGGCAGAACGCTTCGGTTTGGCATACTTGGATACCGGCGCCATGTACCGCGCCGCCGCCCTGTGGTGCCTGGATCAGGACTTGGATTTGGACGCCCCCGAACCTGACGCGCAGGCCATTGTCGAGGCTGTGGCCGCCTTGTTCACCGACGGGCACTTCGGAATCAGCATGGATCCCGCGGACCCTTGGATTCGCTTGGATGGCGAGGATGTGGGCGAACGCATCCGTTCGGCTCGGATTTCCTCGCATGTCTCCGTCGTCTCTGGCATCCGTGCGGTGCGGCGGGTCTTGATCGCGGCCCAGCGGGCCTACATGCGCGGGGAAGAGGATGAGGGCGCTTACTCCCAGGGCCGCGGAGTCGTCGCCGAGGGCCGGGACATCACTACGGTGGTGGCGCCAGAGGCCGAAGTGCGAGTCCTGCTGACTGCACGCGAAAGTGTGCGTGCGGCCAGGAGAAGCGGCCAGTTCTCCCAAACCCCGGGAGGGGAGGGTGCGGACGATGTGGCTGCCCGCGACCGCAAGGACTCCAAGGTCACTGCCTTCACCGAACCGGCCCCCGGGGTCACTGAACTGGACAACTCCGATATGACCTTCGAGCAGACGCTGGACGCGCTGTCAAGGATCGTCCAAGCCGCAATCGACCAAGACCCGGCCTCGTACCGGCAGGGCCTGGATGACTACGAGCTGGCTGAGGAGGATAAGGCTATCATCGAAGCCGAGAGCTCAGACCGTGAGGAGGAGCAAGGTCCAAGGGCCGTCGGTGTGCTGGCCGTCGTTGGACGTCCGAACGTAGGCAAGTCCACCTTGGTCAACCGCATCCTGGGGCGTCGAGCAGCTGTCGTTGAGGACACGCCGGGCGTGACCCGCGATAGGGTCACCTACGAGGCTGAGTGGGCCGGCACGGACTTCCAAATCGTCGACACCGGCGGCTGGGAGGCTGATGCCCAAGGCATCGGTTCGGCAATCGCTGATCAGTCCCAGCTGGCTGTCTCCTTGGCTGATGCCGTCTGCTTCGTGGTGGACGGGCAGGTAGGGCTCACCGACATGGACTCCCGCCTGGTAACCATGCTGCGCAAGGCCGGAAAGCCGGTCGTGCTCGCGGTCAACAAGCTGGACTCGTCCGACGCCGACTACACGGCCTCTGAGTTCTGGAAACTCGGCATGGGCGAGCCTTACGCCATCTCCGCCATGCATGGCCGGGGCGTGGGTGATCTTTTGGATGCCGCTGTGGCCGAGCTCAAGCAGGCCGAACGCACCTCCGGCTTCCTCACTCCCTCCAACCTGCGCCGGGTGGCCCTGGTCGGTCGGCCGAATGTAGGCAAGTCCTCCCTGCTCAACCAGTTGGCCGGGCGGGAGCGGGCTGTGGTCAACGAGCTGGCAGGAACTACTCGCGACCCGATTGACGAGGTCGTACAGGTGGACGGGCAGGACTGGCTTTTCATTGACACCGCCGGAATCAAGCGCCGTCTTCACAAGATTTCTGGTGCCGAGTACTACTCTTCCTTGCGTACCCAGGCGGCGATTGAGCGTTCCGAGCTGGCACTGGTCCTTTTCGACGCCTCCCAGCCGATCGCTGACCAGGATCTGAAAGTCATGAGCCAGGCCGTGGACGCCGGACGCGCCGTGGTTCTGGTCTTTAACAAGTGGGATTTGCTGGATGACTTCGGGCGGCAGCGCTTGGAGCGCTTGTGGGCCACCGAGTTCGACAGGGTCACCTGGGCCGAGAGGGTCAACCTGTCAGCAAAGACCGGATGGCACGCCAATCGCCTGGCTAAGGCCATGCGCACCGCGCTGGACTCCTGGGACCAGCGCATACCCACCGGAAAGCTCAATGCCTTCCTGGGCACGGTTCAGGCCGCTCACCCGCACCCCCTCCGGGGCGGTAAACAGCCGCGCATCCTGTTCGCCACGCAAGCGGCAACGCGACCTCCGCGCTTCGTCATCTTTGCCACTGGATTCCTTGAAGCTTCGTACAGACGATTCCTGGAGCGCCGCCTGCGCGAGGAGTTCGGCTTCGCAGGCACACCGATTCAGCTATCGGTCCACATTCGGGAGAAGAAGCAGGTGACCGGAAAGAGCAGGGGAAGCAGCAAGCACAGGTGA
- a CDS encoding pseudouridine synthase, which translates to MPHPYSRAMKAHEASDEGVRLQKVLAQAGFGSRRKCEQIITEGRVEVDGALVTELGSRVDPDKQQVKVDGSRIHISGKHVTLALNKPRKVLSAMDDPKGRYTLRDIIGDRYERVFHMGRLDYDSEGLILMTDDGELAQHVMHPKYEVEKTYMATVRGKLGGNVCRRLVTQGVLLNDGLIKLDHCAIVDRSRDHTMVKVILHSGKNRIVRRIFDAAGYPVSRLVRTQIGPIRLGDVKPGSYRVLSRAEIMALDKEVGL; encoded by the coding sequence ATGCCACATCCATACAGCCGCGCCATGAAGGCGCACGAAGCTTCCGATGAAGGGGTCCGCCTGCAAAAGGTCCTGGCCCAAGCCGGTTTCGGATCGCGCCGCAAATGCGAGCAAATCATCACCGAAGGCCGGGTCGAGGTGGACGGGGCTCTGGTCACCGAGCTGGGCAGCCGCGTGGACCCCGACAAGCAGCAGGTCAAGGTGGATGGTTCGCGCATCCACATCTCCGGCAAGCATGTCACCCTGGCTTTAAACAAGCCACGCAAGGTCCTGTCCGCTATGGACGACCCCAAAGGCCGCTACACCCTGCGCGACATCATCGGTGACCGCTATGAACGCGTCTTCCACATGGGCCGCCTGGACTATGACTCAGAGGGTCTGATCCTGATGACCGACGACGGCGAGCTCGCTCAGCATGTCATGCACCCCAAGTACGAGGTGGAGAAGACTTACATGGCCACCGTGCGCGGCAAGCTGGGCGGCAACGTCTGCCGCCGGCTCGTCACCCAGGGTGTGCTCCTCAACGATGGGCTGATCAAACTGGATCATTGCGCGATAGTGGACCGCTCACGCGATCACACGATGGTCAAAGTGATCCTGCACTCAGGGAAGAACCGAATCGTCAGGCGCATTTTCGACGCGGCCGGTTACCCGGTCTCGCGCCTGGTGCGCACTCAGATCGGCCCCATCCGCTTGGGCGACGTCAAGCCGGGTTCCTACCGGGTCCTCTCCCGGGCAGAAATCATGGCCTTGGACAAGGAGGTTGGACTGTGA
- a CDS encoding MIP/aquaporin family protein, whose product MSESKGLPATGDTQHEGCMMDPDTETTAAQLLKPTTLAALRAVAEFTGSFLICFAVYAVCSWGRIPAGTSALEAATTWALAFLAAGSIFGKFCGAHFNPAVTFAAMFTAQIGWIQGLSYILAQFLGAIAAGGVVVSLLPLTTENDGRAWLTVAVNGFDKGSPSADMLGKFHLSFNVTLAIVAELIASLIVVAVAITSLRDDGRPKRGHVWRSAMAYGVAVMITYPVTGAGLNPARSTGIALFAHGTGLEADPISQLPIFIVCPLMAGAVVGLVVILCHMVLDGARAKLDTAPESSIDMPAALVGGADAPQESVHTEAGDEGADAHDTKTDESRSEDQNSAAEPAGGAMAAESGDSSQEQHDAQVGGDQS is encoded by the coding sequence TTGAGCGAAAGCAAGGGCTTGCCAGCGACGGGCGACACGCAACACGAAGGATGCATGATGGACCCGGATACGGAAACGACGGCAGCGCAACTCCTGAAGCCAACCACACTCGCCGCCTTGCGAGCGGTGGCCGAATTCACCGGCAGCTTCCTGATTTGCTTCGCGGTGTACGCGGTCTGTTCCTGGGGGCGGATTCCCGCAGGAACCTCGGCTCTTGAGGCGGCCACGACCTGGGCGCTGGCATTCCTGGCTGCGGGGTCCATTTTCGGCAAATTCTGCGGCGCGCATTTCAATCCTGCGGTCACCTTCGCCGCTATGTTCACCGCCCAAATCGGTTGGATACAGGGGTTGTCATACATCCTGGCCCAATTCCTGGGCGCCATCGCCGCCGGCGGTGTGGTTGTGTCTCTCCTGCCGCTCACCACGGAGAATGACGGCAGGGCCTGGCTGACCGTGGCGGTCAACGGCTTCGATAAGGGCTCCCCCTCCGCTGACATGCTTGGTAAATTCCACCTGTCCTTCAACGTGACGCTGGCGATCGTCGCCGAACTGATCGCCAGTCTGATCGTGGTCGCAGTGGCCATCACCAGCCTTCGGGATGACGGGCGGCCCAAGCGCGGGCATGTCTGGCGGTCCGCCATGGCGTACGGGGTCGCGGTCATGATTACGTATCCAGTGACCGGAGCCGGTTTGAATCCAGCCCGTTCGACCGGCATCGCCCTTTTCGCCCATGGCACAGGCCTGGAGGCCGACCCCATCAGTCAATTGCCGATCTTCATCGTCTGCCCTCTGATGGCAGGAGCGGTCGTCGGTCTGGTCGTGATTCTGTGCCACATGGTCTTGGACGGCGCCCGGGCCAAGCTCGACACGGCGCCTGAAAGCTCGATTGACATGCCAGCGGCCTTGGTGGGTGGAGCCGACGCGCCGCAGGAATCCGTTCACACCGAAGCGGGGGACGAGGGCGCTGACGCCCACGATACCAAGACGGACGAGAGCCGGAGCGAAGACCAGAACTCAGCTGCCGAGCCAGCGGGTGGGGCCATGGCCGCTGAATCCGGCGACAGCTCACAGGAGCAGCATGACGCTCAAGTAGGTGGCGACCAGTCCTAA
- a CDS encoding DUF3017 domain-containing protein, producing MARHKRDPSRPYATSSHDSAGLTDNDKTMEEGKQPLEQEAPHKPHVSEAGEGKPIAEWAVGLLVALSAILAACGRTFVGTLLMALTALCLGVMRLRLRGRSPWKVRSVAFDAFICIGLGLGLVATYLSVMLLL from the coding sequence GTGGCAAGACACAAGCGTGACCCCAGTAGACCATACGCCACCTCCTCGCATGATTCGGCGGGGCTGACAGACAACGACAAGACGATGGAAGAAGGCAAACAACCCCTGGAGCAGGAGGCTCCCCACAAGCCTCACGTTTCGGAAGCTGGGGAGGGCAAACCCATCGCCGAATGGGCGGTTGGCCTGCTTGTCGCTCTTTCGGCGATTCTCGCTGCTTGCGGGAGGACTTTCGTTGGTACGCTGCTGATGGCCCTGACTGCACTGTGCTTGGGGGTTATGCGGCTGCGGCTGAGGGGTAGAAGCCCTTGGAAGGTGCGCTCAGTAGCATTCGATGCCTTCATCTGCATCGGTTTGGGTTTAGGACTGGTCGCCACCTACTTGAGCGTCATGCTGCTCCTGTGA